A genomic window from Brassica oleracea var. oleracea cultivar TO1000 chromosome C8, BOL, whole genome shotgun sequence includes:
- the LOC106310096 gene encoding uncharacterized protein LOC106310096 isoform X2 encodes MFHVHEDFEAKCGLRGDLYDVVGHMKLLNGQSFIERPVLDKVKITTTRQSLDHIQTKEGGCNNILQEFYSHCRTPFVLLVTTVNTKLLGGTLSLSSMSSSRVLMNRDVQPTQDYLNWLGCNPYIANLVNAEEVTKAETMAVGEIFDYMKHGSAKEAFF; translated from the exons ATGTTCCACGTACATGAAGATTTTGAAGCCAAATGTGGACTCAGGGGTGATCTTTATG ATGTTGTAGGGCACATGAAGCTACTGAATGGCCAGTCTTTTATTGAACGTCCGGTCCTTGACAAAGTGAAAATTACAACCACACGCCAGTCTCTTGATCATATACAAACAAAAGA GGGAGGCTGCAACAATATTCTACAAGAATTTTACAGCCACTGCCGAACTCCCTTCGTCCTTTTAGTGACGACGGTAAACACAAAACTACTTGGTG GAACCCTTTCCCTAAGCTCTATGTCATCGTCGCGTGTTCTTATGAACAGAGATGTCCAACCCACCCAAGATTATTTAAACTG GTTAGGTTGTAACCCATATATTGCTAACCTGGTCAATGCGGAAGAGGTAACAAAGGCTGAGACAATGGCTGTTGGGGAAATCTTCGATTACATGAAGCATGGGTCCGCCAAG GAGGCATTTTTTTGA
- the LOC106310096 gene encoding uncharacterized protein LOC106310096 isoform X1, which yields MFHVHEDFEAKCGLRGDLYDVVGHMKLLNGQSFIERPVLDKVKITTTRQSLDHIQTKEGGCNNILQEFYSHCRTPFVLLVTTVNTKLLGGTLSLSSMSSSRVLMNRDVQPTQDYLNWLGCNPYIANLVNAEEVTKAETMAVGEIFDYMKHGSAKVNLQL from the exons ATGTTCCACGTACATGAAGATTTTGAAGCCAAATGTGGACTCAGGGGTGATCTTTATG ATGTTGTAGGGCACATGAAGCTACTGAATGGCCAGTCTTTTATTGAACGTCCGGTCCTTGACAAAGTGAAAATTACAACCACACGCCAGTCTCTTGATCATATACAAACAAAAGA GGGAGGCTGCAACAATATTCTACAAGAATTTTACAGCCACTGCCGAACTCCCTTCGTCCTTTTAGTGACGACGGTAAACACAAAACTACTTGGTG GAACCCTTTCCCTAAGCTCTATGTCATCGTCGCGTGTTCTTATGAACAGAGATGTCCAACCCACCCAAGATTATTTAAACTG GTTAGGTTGTAACCCATATATTGCTAACCTGGTCAATGCGGAAGAGGTAACAAAGGCTGAGACAATGGCTGTTGGGGAAATCTTCGATTACATGAAGCATGGGTCCGCCAAGGTAAATTTACAGCTGTAG
- the LOC106312143 gene encoding proton pump-interactor 1-like produces MGVEVVNFGGFEVAPAPFEAKPETNGKVEQGKGDKVAIKSGSHGEPPKKAEESSSSSKISSDVPKDAAEEWPAAKQIRSFYFVKYRRNDDPKIKAKLEVADKEVEKLNKARSAVIEELRAKKAERSKLFDMLDPLKSERQGFNNKFDEKRKEMEPLQQALGKLRGNDGGSSRGPVICSSQEELNSMIYSYEYRIQHESIPLTEEKQLLKEIRLLEGTRDKVIANEAMRAKIKEAMGHKDDIQGQVKLMGAGLDGVKKERQAISARINELSEKVKATKDEIQVLENELKTVTEKRDKAYSNIRDLKKQSVETNSGFYQGRNVLNKARELAAQRNVDELEALSNAEVEKFVSLWCSNKNFREDYEKRLLGSLDARQMSRDGRMRNPEEKPLVAREAPSAKAAPSVTEVVPKPKAKQQQPKEEEVSAPKPDAAAPVAQKAEKAKEAVKGKKNVVVDDDDDEEEVYGLGKPQKEEEEVDEATVKEMRKQEEIAKAKLAMERKKKLAEKAAAKAAIRAQKEAEKKEQKEREKAAKKKTGGSNAYEAISEEVPEASEAEKEETEAPVEEKPKKEKKVLKEKPIRNRIRNRGGPETLPRPMLKRKKQTNYMVWAAPAAVVVLMLLVLGYYYVL; encoded by the exons ATGGGTGTTGAGGTTGTAAACTTCGGCGGATTTGAGGTTGCTCCGGCTCCTTTCGAAGCGAAACCCGAAACCAACGGGAAGGTGGAGCAAGGCAAAGGAGATAAAGTCGCCATCAAGTCTGGTTCACACGGTGAGCCGCCAAAGAAAGCTGAAGAGAGTAGTAGCAGCAGCAAGATCTCCTCTGATGTACCAAAAGATGCAGCAGAGGAGTGGCCTGCGGCTAAGCAGATCCGCTCTTTCTACTTTGTAAAGTACCGTCGAAATGACGACCCCAAGATCAAAGCTAAGCTTGAGGTTGCTGATAAGGAGGTTGAGAAGCTGAACAAGGCTCGGAGCGCAGTTATTGAAGAGTTGAGAGCTAAGAAG GCGGAGAGATCCAAGTTATTTGACATGTTGGACCCGTTGAAGTCAGAGCGTCAAGGGTTCAACAACAAGTTTGATGAGAAAAGAAAAGAGATGGAACCTTTGCAGCAAGCACTGGGGAAGCTAAGGGGGAATGATGGTGGGAGTTCCCGTGGGCCTGTTATCTGTTCTTCCCAGGAAGAGCTCAACAGTATG ATATACAGCTACGAGTACAGGATTCAACATGAAAGCATTCCCTTGACCGAGGAGAAGCAGCTTCTTAAAGAGATCAGGCTGCTTGAAGGGACAAGAGACAAAGTCATTGCTAATGAGGCTATGAGAGCCAAGATCAAAGAAGCTATGGGTCATAAAGATGACATCCAAGGTCAAGTTAAG TTAATGGGTGCTGGTTTGGATGGAGTGAAGAAAGAGAGGCAAGCGATATCAGCAAGGATCAATGAGCTGAGTGAGAAGGTGAAAGCAACTAAAGATGAGATTCAGGTGCTGGAGAATGAGCTCAAGACTGTGACTGAGAAGAGGGACAAAGCTTACTCAAACATTCGTGACCTTAAGAAGCAAAGCGTTGAGACG AACTCAGGTTTTTACCAAGGCCGTAACGTGTTGAACAAAGCTAGAGAGTTGGCTGCGCAAAGGAACGTAGATGAGCTTGAGGCGCTATCCAATGCGGAGGTTGAGAAGTTTGTCTCTCTCTGGTGCAGTAACAAGAACTTCAGAGAGGATTACGAGAAGAGACTCTTGGGGTCACTTGATGCTAGGCAGATGAGCCGAGATGGACGGATGAGGAACCCTGAAGAGAAGCCTCTTGTTGCTCGAGAGGCACCATCAGCTAAGGCAGCGCCTTCTGTAACCGAGGTTGTCCCTAAACCTAAGGCAAAACAGCAGCAGCCGAAGGAGGAGGAAGTTTCTGCACCTAAACCAGACGCTGCTGCTCCTGTTGCTCAGAAGGCTGAGAAAGCTAAAGAAGCAGTGAAAGGAAAAAAGAACGTTGTTGTTGATGATGATGATGATGAAGAAGAAGTATATGGTCTTGGAAAGCCGCAGAAAGAAGAGGAAGAGGTCGATGAAGCTACGGTGAAAGAGATGAGAAAGCAAGAGGAGATTGCTAAAGCCAAGCTAGCCATGGAAAGGAAAAAGAAGCTGGCAGAGAAAGCCGCTGCTAAAGCTGCCATAAGAGCTCAAAAGGAAGCTGAGAAGAAAGAACAAAAG GAGCGAGAGAAGGCGGCCAAGAAGAAGACAGGAGGCAGCAACGCATACGAGGCCATCTCTGAGGAAGTTCCAGAAGCTTCTGAGGCTGAGAAGGAGGAGACTGAAGCTCCAGTGGAGGAGAAACCAAAGAAGGAAAAGAAAGTCTTGAAGGAGAAACCAATAAGGAACAGGATCCGCAATAGAGGAGGACCAGAAACACTCCCGAGACCAATGCTCAAGCGTAAGAAGCAGACTAACTACATGGTTTGGGCTGCTCCAGCTGCTGTTGTGGTACTAATGCTTCTTGTCTTGGGTTACTACTACGTTCTCTAG
- the LOC106308808 gene encoding LOW QUALITY PROTEIN: uncharacterized protein LOC106308808 (The sequence of the model RefSeq protein was modified relative to this genomic sequence to represent the inferred CDS: inserted 1 base in 1 codon) translates to MAAKGIITITSPRYFSSNGKDGGEKSKGEGMGTTTDGKAPNVTMSHAADTSKDGLKRAVDVANEESGDASERKSGENSEXEEDVAVGDDGTVEGQNQSSG, encoded by the exons ATGGCGGCTAA AGGAATCATTACCATCACTAGCCCTAGATACTTCTCATCCAAC GGAAAGGATGGAGGAGAGAAGTCAAAGGGAGAGGGAATGGGGACAACTACAGATGGCAAGGCTCCGAATGTGACGATGAGTCATGCGGCTGACACATCCAAAGATGGGTTGAAACGAGCAGTAGATGTAGCAAACGAGGAGAGTGGAGATGCTAGCGAGCGGAAGAGTGGAGAGAATAGTG GTGAAGAAGATGTAGCTGTGGGTGATGATGGAACTGTTGAAGGCCAAAACCAGTCATCAGGATGA